CGGCCAAGATCGTCCGCAAGCTCGACGAACTCGACAAAGTGGGCGAGGGCGACATCATCGTCACCGAGATGACCACCCCCGACATGGTGCCCGCGATGAAACGCGCGGCGGGGATCGTCACCGACGAGGGCGGCATGACCAGCCACGCCGCCATCGTCTCCAGAGAGCTCGGCGTCCCCGCCGTCGTCGGCACGACCAACGCGACGACGGTCCTCGAAGACGGCCAGTTCATCACCATCGACGGCGACAAGGGCACGATCCTCGAGGGCCAGGAGGTCGAAGACGAGCGCGAGCCGGTCGAGGAGGTGCGCCCGCAGTCGCCGGTGAAGCCGATGACCGCGACGGAGGTCAAGGTGAACGTCTCCATCCCGGAAGCGGCCCAGCGGGCCGCGGCGACCGGTGCGGACGGCGTCGGGCTCCTGCGGGTCGAGCACATGATCCTCTCGCTGGGCAAGACTCCCGAGCGGTACATCGAGGACAACGGCGAGGACGCCTACGTCGGCGAACTCATCGACGGCATCCGGGCCGTCGCCGACGAGTTCTACCCCCGTCCGGTTCGCGTGCGAACCCTCGACGCCCCGACGGACGAGTTCCGCCAGCTCGCCGGCGGCGAGAGCGAGCCCAACGAGCACAACCCGATGCTCGGCTACCGGGGCATCCGCCGCAGCCTCGACAAACCCGGGCTGTTCGGCTACGAACTCGAGGCGTTCCGCCGGCTGTACGAGATGGGCTACGACAACGTCGAGATCATGTTCCCGCTGGTCAACGACGCCGAGGACGTCTACCGGGCGAAGGAGCTGCTGGTCGACGCGGGAATCGACCCCGAAAAGCGCAGCTGGGGCGTGATGATCGAGACGCCCGCCTCCGCGCTGGGCGTCGAGGAGATGGCCGGCGCCGGGATCGACTTCGCCTCCTTCGGGACGAACGACCTCACCCAGTACACCCTCGCCGTCGACCGGAACAACGAGAACGTCGCCGACCGGTTCGACGAGCTCCACCCCGCCGTGTTGCGGCTGATCGGCGACGTCATCGAGACCTGTCGGGAACACGGCGTCGAGACGAGCATCTGCGGCCAGGCGGGGTCGAAGCCCGAGATGGTCAAGTTCCTCGTCAACGAGGGTGTGAGTTCGATTTCGGCGAACATCGACGCCGTTCGCGACGTCCAGCACGAGGTCAAACGCGTCGAACAGCGGCTGTTGCTCGACTCGGTGCGGTAGAGCGGGGTATCGCTCGCACCGGCCGGTTTTCGATCGCCTCGAGTCGACGTGCTCACGGCGTTTTCGCGGAGGCGAGTGCGAACGTGCACGGGGATGGAAATTTCCAGCGGTCATAAGTTATTTACGGGCGAGGCGTGACCGGTACGTTGCATCACAATGTCACGCACGACTAGACGACGTCTCCTGCGCGCGACCGGCGCCGCGGGAGCGACGCTGGGGCTCGCCACGACCGCCGTCACGGCCGACGACTGGCCGACGGGGTACGTCTCGACGCGAAACCACTTCGACTGTGACGGAAACGCACTCGAGGACCTGGACAGCTACGAGACGAACGACGTCCCGTGTTTCGACCGGGGCTGTGCGGACGAGTTGCTGGTTCACGTCCACGGCTGGAAGAACAAGGGCGAAGAGGACGCCCAGGGGGCCTTCGAGAACGCCGCGACGTACCTCGACGCGGGCGGCTACGACGGCGAGGTGATCGGCTGGTGGTGGGATTCGGACTGTGGCTGGGACACGTCGAAGGACATCGCCTGGTGGAACGGCAAGAAACTGGCGCAGTTCGTCAGGGACTACCGGCACCTCCACGGGAACGATCCGACGGTCCGGATCATGGGCCACTCGCTGGGCGTGCGGGTCGCGCTCACCGTCCCCTACTACTTCGAGGAGGCGGGCGTCGAGTGGGAGGCCGTTCGCAGTATGCACCTGCCCGGCGGCGCCGTCCCCAACGACTGGCCGGATCACGAGAACCTCCAGCCGGGGCTCGAGAACGCGTTCGGTGCGGTCTACAACTACGTCAACCGGGAGGACGACATTTTGGGCTGGTACGCCTACGAGTGGGCCGAGTGGAACGATGCCCTCGGCAGGCACGGCTCGGCCGAGGGCGGCACCTGTAACTTCCAGGACTGGGACGTGACCGACTGGTGGGGCAACGACCACGACTTCGAGACGTACATCGAGCACTGTAACGACCTCATCGTCGAGGACATGTACCGCGTCGACGAGTACAACGAGTGCTGACTCGCGGTTCGCTCTCGCCTCACAGCCGCATCGGAGAACGCAATCCATAACATCCCGCTGACGGATGTGGTGGTATGGACGCCGCTCGCGAGGCCGAGCCACAGGAGTTCGATCGGGTGCTCTCCTCGATGTGCACCGAGCCACACCCGGTCGCTCGCGATGCGGCCGAACGGTTTCTCGCGACCAACCCCGGCGACCCCGGCACCTACCCGCAGGTCGCGCGCCTCGAGCGCCGGGCGATCTCGCTTCTCGGCGACGTGGCCGGGCTGGAAGCGCCCGCGGGCTACGTTGCCAGCGGGGGAACCGAGGCGAACATCCAGGCGGTGCGGATCGCCCGGGACCGGGCCGACTCGCGCCGGCCGAACGTGGTGATGCCCGACTCCGGCCACTTCAGCCTCCGAAAGGCCGCCGACGTTCTCGGGGTCGACCTCCGCGTCGTTCCCCTCGACGACGAGCGCCGGGCGGACCTCGAGGCGGTTCGCCGGGCCGTCGACGCCGACACGGCGCTCGTGGTGGGCGTCGCGGGCTCGACGGAGTACGGCCGCGTCGATCCGATCCCGGAGCTGGCTGCGATCGCCCGCGAGAGCGGCGCACTGTGTCACGTCGACGCCGCCTGGGGCGGGTTCGTCCTTCCCTTTACGGACTACGACTGGAGCTTCGCCGACGCCCCGGTGGATACGATGGCGATCGACCCGCACAAGATGGGGCAGGCGGCGGTTCCCGCCGGCGGGTTGCTCGTCCGCGAGGCGGCGCTGCTCGACGAACTCGCGGTCGACACGCCCTACCTCGAGTCGACCTCCCAGGCGACGCTCACCGGTACGCGCTCCGGCGCGGGCGTCGCGAGCGCGGTCGCCGCCATGGAGGAGCTGTGGCCGGACGGCTACGCGGCCCAGTACGAGCGGTCGATGGCGAACGCGACCTGGCTGGCCGGCGAACTCGCCTCGCGCGGGTTCGCGGTCGTCGAGCCGACGCTGCCGCTGGTCGCCGCCGCCGTGCCCGCGCCGCTGTTCGACGCCCTTCGGGAGGAGGGGTGGCGCATCTCTCGGACCGCCGCGGGCGAACTTCGGATCGTCTGTATGCCCCACGTCACCCGAGCGAGCCTCGAGTCGTTCGTCGTCGACCTCGACCGGCTCAGAGGCCGCGAGCACGTCCCGCTCGTCGGCGGCGAGTGATGAGACCGGTACCACTGAGCCGCCGCCCACGTCGTTTCGACACCGGTATCTACCGCCCGGCGGACGGGTAAGACAGCGATGGACCGATTCGACACGATCGCGCTGGTCGGCTTTCTGAGTCTCGTCGGCGCGACGGTGCTGTTCGACCTCGAGGCGCTGTTTCTCTCGGCCGCACTCGGCGGCTTCGTCCTCTCACTCGCGCTCTGGCGGTTCTACGCGGGCGAGGTCTGGGAGGGCCTCGGCTGGCTCGCCTGGGTCGGCGCGGCGGTCCTCATGGCGGTCGGCATCGAGGGGCGACCGCTCCTCATCGTCGCGTTTCTCGGAGCGCTGCTCGTCGGCGTCGCGCTCCAGTTCGGCGGCCGGTTCGACCTGCTTCCGGACGTCTGGCGCGAGGGCGCCGAGTAGCCGCGTCGCTTTCGGAGCGCGACCGGCGACCGGTGAGAATCGTCCGGAACCCGGTCAGACGACCAGTTCCCACAGCGGGCGGATGATGAAGAACAGCGACTGGTAGGCGATGTAGAGGAACACCAGCGACGAGGCGACCAGCGCGCCCTTCGGGCGCTCGAGCGGAATCTCGGTACGGGCCTCGACGAGGCGAGCCTCGAACTCGAAGAAGTCCGTGACGAGCAGCCCCAGCGCGAGCACCGTGAAGATGACGCCGCCGTGGAGGTGGACGGTGATGTAGAAGAACCCGCCGAGGACGATCAGCACGTTCGTCACCTCGAGGAACAGGCTCCGCGTGACGGCGTCGGCGCCGTCCTCGCGGGCGGTCGCGACGTAGGTTCGGTGAGCGATGGCGCGTGCGAGCAGGTTGGCGACCACGAGGCCGAGCAGGACGAACTCGATGATCGTGACGCCGCCGACGACCTCCGTCCCGAGGACGCCGAGGGGTCCGAGTACCGCAGGTGTGATCATACCTGAACCACGGTCGTTCGACCATTAGAGTTTTTCCAATGACGGCGACCGTCGCCGACTCGACTCGGGGGCTACACGAACTCGCGAGAACTCTCCGGAACGACGAGCGTCGACAGCGTCTCGGTGGCGCCGACGGAGACGGACGAACCGGGGTCGACGTCGCCGACGGTTCGGTCGTCGGCACAGAGCACG
Above is a genomic segment from Natrononativus amylolyticus containing:
- the ppsA gene encoding phosphoenolpyruvate synthase, which encodes MAVLWLDEIDADDLEAVGGKGASLGELTGAGLPVPPGFVVTAGTYRTFIEEAGIDEELFEAVDVDVDDSSALAGAADRAQELIQETPFPEELREEILAAYREVGATDEEAFVAVRSSATAEDLPDASFAGQQETFLNVTESDLLDRVRRCWASLFTQRAIYYRQEQGFDHSTVNIAVVVQQMVDAEKSGVMFTSHPSTGDPTMIIEAAWGLGEAVVSGAVSPDNYVVSRADGSVDVTVADKKVMHEKDEETGETVEREVPEERREARVLSDAELDRLVALGEQVEEHYDTPQDVEWAIVGEEDYMLQSRPITTISDDAARTEEQAADAASAEVTDGSGTQAAGSGAADAGGSGDVLVDGLGSSPGKATGAAKIVRKLDELDKVGEGDIIVTEMTTPDMVPAMKRAAGIVTDEGGMTSHAAIVSRELGVPAVVGTTNATTVLEDGQFITIDGDKGTILEGQEVEDEREPVEEVRPQSPVKPMTATEVKVNVSIPEAAQRAAATGADGVGLLRVEHMILSLGKTPERYIEDNGEDAYVGELIDGIRAVADEFYPRPVRVRTLDAPTDEFRQLAGGESEPNEHNPMLGYRGIRRSLDKPGLFGYELEAFRRLYEMGYDNVEIMFPLVNDAEDVYRAKELLVDAGIDPEKRSWGVMIETPASALGVEEMAGAGIDFASFGTNDLTQYTLAVDRNNENVADRFDELHPAVLRLIGDVIETCREHGVETSICGQAGSKPEMVKFLVNEGVSSISANIDAVRDVQHEVKRVEQRLLLDSVR
- the mfnA gene encoding tyrosine decarboxylase MfnA, which encodes MDAAREAEPQEFDRVLSSMCTEPHPVARDAAERFLATNPGDPGTYPQVARLERRAISLLGDVAGLEAPAGYVASGGTEANIQAVRIARDRADSRRPNVVMPDSGHFSLRKAADVLGVDLRVVPLDDERRADLEAVRRAVDADTALVVGVAGSTEYGRVDPIPELAAIARESGALCHVDAAWGGFVLPFTDYDWSFADAPVDTMAIDPHKMGQAAVPAGGLLVREAALLDELAVDTPYLESTSQATLTGTRSGAGVASAVAAMEELWPDGYAAQYERSMANATWLAGELASRGFAVVEPTLPLVAAAVPAPLFDALREEGWRISRTAAGELRIVCMPHVTRASLESFVVDLDRLRGREHVPLVGGE
- a CDS encoding DUF7313 family protein is translated as MITPAVLGPLGVLGTEVVGGVTIIEFVLLGLVVANLLARAIAHRTYVATAREDGADAVTRSLFLEVTNVLIVLGGFFYITVHLHGGVIFTVLALGLLVTDFFEFEARLVEARTEIPLERPKGALVASSLVFLYIAYQSLFFIIRPLWELVV